In Cololabis saira isolate AMF1-May2022 chromosome 4, fColSai1.1, whole genome shotgun sequence, one DNA window encodes the following:
- the LOC133441585 gene encoding solute carrier family 25 member 36-A, giving the protein MSQRDTLVHLFAGGCGGTVGAILTCPLEVVKTRLQSSTITFYVSEVQLSTVNGASVARMSPPGPLHCLKLILEKEGPRSLFRGLGPNLVGVAPSRAIYFAAYSTAKEKLNGVLEPDSTQVHMVSAGMAGFTAITATNPIWLIKTRLQLDARNRGEQRMNAFQCVRRVYQADGLRGFYRGMSASYAGISETVIHFVIYENIKRRLLEYKAPQNMDEEEEVSKDASDFVGMMLAAATSKTCATSIAYPHEVIRTRLREEGTKYRSFFQTLTTVPKEEGYRALYRGLTTHLIRQIPNTAIMMCTYELVVYLLNG; this is encoded by the exons ATGAGCCAAAGAGACACCTTGGTTCATCTGTTTGCAGGAGG ATGTGGGGGAACGGTGGGCGCTATATTGACGTGTCCTCTGGAAGTCGTGAAGACTCGTCTCCAGTCGTCCACCATCACCTTCTATGTATCTGAGGTTCAGCTCAGTACTGTGAATGGGGCCAGTGTGGCCCGCATGTCCCCACCGGGCCCCCTACATTGTCTCAA GTTAATATTGGAGAAGGAGGGACCCCGCTCTCTTTTCAGGGGCTTGGGGCCAAACTTGGTGGGCGTGGCTCCTTCCAG AGCGATCTACTTTGCTGCTTACTCCACTGCCAAAGAGAAACTAAACGGCGTGTTAGAACCAGACTCCACACAAGTCCATATGGTGTCGGCTGGAATGGCAG GTTTCACAGCCATCACAGCAACAAATCCCATATGGCTTATAAAGACGCGTCTGCAGCTGGATGCAAG GAATCGAGGGGAGCAGAGGATGAATGCGTTTCAGTGTGTGCGGCGAGTGTACCAAGCAGATGGCTTGCGAGGCTTCTACAGGGGAATGTCGGCGTCTTACGCTGGTATCTCAGAGACTGTGATCCACTTTGTGATCTATGAAAATATTAAACGGCGCCTCTTGGAGTACAAGGCACCGCAGAAcatggatgaggaggaggaagtgtcAAAAGATGCTTCAGACTTCGTCGGGATGATGCTCGCTGCTGCAACCTCCAAAACTTGTGCCACATCTATTGCTTATCCTCATG AGGTGATCCGCACCAGGCTACGAGAAGAGGGCACCAAGTACCGGTCCTTCTTCCAGACTCTAACAACTGTGCCCAAAGAGGAGGGCTACCGCGCTCTGTACCGGGGCCTCACGACTCACCTGATACGTCAGATTCCCAACACCGCCATCATGATGTGCACCTACGAGTTGGTGGTCTACCTCCTGAACGGTTAA